Part of the Paenibacillus sp. FSL R7-0273 genome is shown below.
CTGGCCCTTGGTCACACCCGGACGGTCGCCTGTCAACGCAATACTCCGTCCGGCCATCTTGTTGATCAGCGTCGATTTACCGACATTCGGAATGCCGACAATGAGTGCACGGTTCGCGCGCGGGTTCATGCCCTTGGCAATCTGACGGTCAATCTTCTCCTTGAGCAGCAGCTTGACCTGTTCCGGGATTTCCTTAATGCCTGTTCCTGTGGAAGCATCCACCGGATGAGCCACATGCCCTTCAGCCCTGAAATAGGCCAGCCATTGGCGTGTTGCTGCAGGATCAGCGAGATCACTCTTATTAAGAATAATCAATCTGGGCTTATCGCGTAAAATATCATCAATCATCGGATTGCGGCTTGAAAGCGGCAGACGGGAATCGAGCAGCTCTATTGCAACGTCAATCAGCTTCAGCTTGTCCTCGATTTGCCGTCTAGCCCTCGTCATATGACCGGGAAACCATTGAATGGCCATTGCCGTCACCTCCTCTGACTTACTGTCAGCTTTATTTAGTGGTTAATAATCGAAATGTCCTGAATCGGCCAGAAGATCAGATCTGCACGGCCAACAATATCTTCAAGCGGCACGTAGCCGATCATTCGGCTGTCCGTACTGTCAGAACGGTTATCCCCCATTACGAATATATGCCCTTCAGGTACAGTACCGTCAGGAACCTCTTCGTTAGGGAAGTCTTTGTTATTATAGAGGGAATTATTGGCATGTCTTGCATCAATGGCTTCCTGGATATACGTTTCGTCCACAGGCTCGCCGTTAACTGTAACAACATCCCCTTCAACCTTTACCGTATCTCCGGCCACCGCAATAACCCGTTTAATAAAATCTCTGCCTTCGGAAGGCACATGGAACACAATAACCTCACCGCGCTGCGGGGAGCGGATATCGTAGAGGATTTCATTTACAATAACCCGTTCACCTGTATGGAAGTTCGGCTGCATGGAAGGTCCGTCCACGATAAACGGCTTGAACAAAAGCCATCTGATCAGAATTACCAGAACCAATGCAATTGCAATCGCCTTGATCCATTCCAGTACTTCATTTTTCTGTTTCTGGGGGGGCTGTTCACTCTGGTCCAGAGCATCCCCTTGTCCCTGCTGCAAATCCTGCTGCATAGTTCACCGTCCTCTCTTTATGCTGCTCTCACTATACATCCACTATACAACAAAAAAACTCCTGCCAAAAACCCCTCCACGAATACTCCTTCAGGAGGCCTTTTC
Proteins encoded:
- the lepB gene encoding signal peptidase I, whose amino-acid sequence is MQQDLQQGQGDALDQSEQPPQKQKNEVLEWIKAIAIALVLVILIRWLLFKPFIVDGPSMQPNFHTGERVIVNEILYDIRSPQRGEVIVFHVPSEGRDFIKRVIAVAGDTVKVEGDVVTVNGEPVDETYIQEAIDARHANNSLYNNKDFPNEEVPDGTVPEGHIFVMGDNRSDSTDSRMIGYVPLEDIVGRADLIFWPIQDISIINH
- the ylqF gene encoding ribosome biogenesis GTPase YlqF, which codes for MAIQWFPGHMTRARRQIEDKLKLIDVAIELLDSRLPLSSRNPMIDDILRDKPRLIILNKSDLADPAATRQWLAYFRAEGHVAHPVDASTGTGIKEIPEQVKLLLKEKIDRQIAKGMNPRANRALIVGIPNVGKSTLINKMAGRSIALTGDRPGVTKGQQWIKTDGTLELLDTPGILWPKFEDQEVGYRLAITGAIKEEVLNVEDIAYYAVKYLIKDYGSRFKERFGIDKLPEDTENPDEIVAVMEAVGRKRGCLISGGRVDLEKASRTLLHELRAGKLGTFTLETP